In Bacillus sp. DX3.1, the following proteins share a genomic window:
- a CDS encoding GNAT family protein, whose protein sequence is MLKKRDLHDSHVLYDLMVDPAVFPFVRQKAYSYEEFLFLTKQTIEAEERGELISRTILDEWGNPIGTITLFDVQEKAGFLGTWLGKPYHGQGYNKLAKDAFFSELFYELDIETIFMRIRKVNIRSIKAAEKLLYVNLANETRKAVYDQINANEEVYNLYEIPKDQYTLSTMRDTTFQDTHHLKEA, encoded by the coding sequence TTGTTAAAAAAACGCGACCTACACGACAGCCACGTTCTATACGATTTGATGGTGGATCCTGCTGTCTTCCCTTTTGTGCGTCAAAAGGCATATTCATATGAAGAATTTTTATTTTTAACAAAACAAACAATTGAAGCTGAAGAGCGTGGGGAACTGATTTCACGTACAATTTTAGATGAATGGGGAAATCCTATCGGCACAATCACTTTATTTGATGTGCAAGAAAAGGCAGGATTTCTTGGTACATGGCTCGGCAAACCATACCACGGCCAAGGATATAATAAATTAGCAAAAGATGCTTTTTTCAGCGAACTTTTCTATGAACTAGATATTGAAACAATCTTTATGCGCATTCGCAAAGTAAACATTCGCTCTATTAAAGCTGCTGAAAAACTTCTATATGTAAACTTAGCAAATGAAACGCGAAAAGCTGTTTATGATCAAATTAACGCAAATGAAGAAGTATATAACTTATATGAAATTCCAAAAGACCAATATACACTTTCTACAATGCGCGATACTACATTCCAAGATACGCATCATTTAAAAGAAGCATAA